One window from the genome of Pedobacter schmidteae encodes:
- a CDS encoding SDR family oxidoreductase, with protein MKSKDLFSLENKVVVITGATGVLGESFALAVAAAGARVAILGRNEQKANERVKAITTNGGEAIAVITDVLDEASLIAAKNQILSTWGTIDGLVNAAGGNIPGATIAPNQNIFDINVADTQQAVELNLFGTVYPTHVFGRVIAEKGKGSIVNISSLAAQRPLTRVLGYTLGKNAIEGYTKWMAVELAQRYGDKVRVNALAPGVFLTEQNRSLLTNTDGTFTDRAQRFVNHTPFGRLGNPEELNGTLIYLLSDASAFVNGETIMVDGGFNAYSGV; from the coding sequence ATGAAGAGCAAAGATCTGTTTTCGCTGGAAAACAAGGTGGTCGTAATTACCGGGGCCACCGGTGTATTGGGCGAATCTTTTGCACTGGCAGTGGCTGCTGCCGGCGCCAGGGTGGCAATTTTAGGAAGAAATGAACAAAAGGCCAACGAAAGAGTAAAAGCCATTACAACAAATGGAGGAGAAGCAATAGCTGTAATTACTGATGTCCTTGATGAAGCGTCGTTAATTGCAGCGAAAAATCAAATATTAAGTACCTGGGGTACAATTGATGGATTGGTAAATGCTGCCGGAGGAAACATTCCAGGTGCCACAATTGCCCCCAACCAAAACATATTTGACATCAATGTTGCTGATACGCAACAAGCGGTTGAACTTAACTTATTTGGAACCGTATATCCAACCCATGTATTCGGACGTGTTATTGCCGAAAAGGGAAAGGGTTCTATTGTTAACATTTCTTCGCTGGCCGCACAACGACCACTGACCCGGGTTTTGGGCTACACGCTTGGAAAAAATGCCATTGAAGGTTATACCAAATGGATGGCTGTAGAACTTGCCCAGCGTTATGGGGATAAAGTCAGGGTAAACGCATTGGCACCGGGCGTATTCTTAACAGAGCAAAACCGTTCGTTGCTGACCAATACTGACGGAACTTTTACCGACAGGGCGCAACGCTTTGTAAACCACACCCCATTTGGACGTTTGGGAAACCCGGAAGAACTAAATGGCACTTTAATTTACCTGCTTAGTGATGCTTCGGCTTTTGTAAATGGCGAAACTATTATGGTAGATGGTGGATTCAATGCCTACAGCGGAGTATAA
- the uxuA gene encoding mannonate dehydratase, with the protein MNTTKHKLLQTWRWYGPSDPVSLQDVKQAGATGIVTALHHIPHGEVWPLEDIQERKSIIEAAGLQWSVVESVPVHEAIKTHRSDADSYIENYKTTLKNLAQCGIKTVCYNFMPVLDWTRTQLDLIMADGSKALYFNWLDLAIFDLFILKRAEAEADYAEELKSRAKARFATMSTDELNELRINVLMGIPNEKEIELEALRASIEEYKSIGRAGLKKNLAYFLNGIAGVCEETGVRMTIHPDDPPYAILGLPRIASTKEDLVDILKSVDRPFNGICYCTGSLGAGMSNNLTEIFDAVKERVYFLHLRNVTKDKEGNFYEADHLGGDVNMYEVMKAVVAENERRAEPIPFRPDHGHQMLDDLNKVTNPGYSAIGRLRGLAELRGLELGITGNY; encoded by the coding sequence ATGAACACCACAAAACATAAATTATTACAAACCTGGCGATGGTATGGACCGTCCGATCCTGTAAGTCTGCAGGATGTGAAACAGGCGGGGGCAACAGGAATTGTTACCGCATTACACCACATTCCACATGGCGAAGTCTGGCCATTGGAAGACATCCAGGAACGGAAATCGATCATTGAGGCCGCGGGACTTCAATGGTCAGTTGTAGAAAGTGTACCCGTACATGAGGCCATCAAAACGCATAGGAGTGATGCCGACAGCTATATTGAGAACTATAAAACAACACTGAAAAACCTGGCACAATGTGGTATAAAGACCGTATGTTATAATTTTATGCCGGTGCTGGACTGGACCCGTACGCAATTGGATTTAATAATGGCTGATGGTTCAAAAGCGCTTTATTTCAACTGGCTCGACCTGGCTATTTTTGATCTTTTCATTTTAAAAAGGGCAGAAGCAGAAGCGGATTATGCTGAAGAGTTAAAAAGCCGTGCAAAGGCACGTTTTGCAACCATGAGTACAGACGAACTTAATGAACTAAGAATTAATGTATTGATGGGCATCCCTAATGAAAAGGAAATAGAACTGGAAGCTTTACGTGCCAGTATTGAAGAATATAAATCAATAGGCAGAGCTGGCTTAAAGAAAAACCTGGCCTATTTTCTAAATGGAATTGCCGGTGTTTGTGAGGAAACAGGTGTCCGGATGACCATACATCCTGATGATCCTCCATACGCCATACTTGGACTGCCTCGTATTGCCAGTACCAAAGAAGATCTGGTAGATATATTAAAAAGTGTAGACCGTCCCTTTAATGGTATTTGCTATTGCACCGGCTCGCTTGGTGCAGGAATGTCAAACAACCTGACAGAAATTTTTGATGCAGTAAAGGAACGTGTTTATTTCCTTCACCTTCGTAATGTGACCAAAGACAAGGAAGGAAACTTCTACGAAGCAGATCATTTGGGTGGCGACGTAAATATGTATGAGGTAATGAAAGCAGTAGTTGCCGAAAATGAGCGCAGGGCGGAGCCTATTCCATTCAGACCGGATCATGGTCATCAGATGCTCGACGATTTAAATAAAGTAACCAATCCGGGATATTCGGCAATTGGCCGCTTACGGGGACTTGCCGAACTTCGCGGATTAGAGCTTGGAATTACAGGAAACTACTGA